The genomic window CGAGTCCATGTTCGAACTGCTGAAAGCCAGCAGTGACCACTATGCCGGCAATGGCAAACGCTTTGCTGAAGAACTAGTAGCGATTACCGAATCCTGATGGCCGAGAAAGTTTTATCCCAGGTTGTTGTGGCTGAGCGGCCAGTGCGTTCCCCCTGCATTTCCGTCTGTGCCCTGAATGAGAAAGACATCTGTGAGGGTTGTTTTCGTTCCGGAATGGAAATCAGCCGCTGGGGCACCATGAGCAATGATGAGCGCCGGCAGGTATTGAAAAGTTGTACCGAGCGGGCGCGCTCCATGGGCCGGATCTGGTAATCCGGCCGCGACAGAAGTACGAGATTTTTTCTGCACACAGGCCGGGCGAGGTGTACCTCGTGCGGCGCACCCGGCAATGCACCGGGTGACATCAACGTAATAAGAAATATGACCCAACTCTTTGTCCACTTACGAGTCCATTCCGAATACTCCCTGATTGACGGCCTGGTGCGGATCAAGCCGCTCGTAGCCCGTGCGGCCGAGCTGGAAATGCCGGCACTCGCGATCACTGACCAGACCAATTTCTACGGCCAGGTGAAGTTCTACAAGGCGTGTATGGGGGCCGGTATCAAACCGCTCACCGGCGCGGATTTCTGGCTCAGTGAGGGCGGCGAGGAAAACCCCACGCTGATTACCCTCTATGCAATGAACAAGGAGGGTTACCGCAACGTTACCGAGCTGATTTCCCGCGCCTGGATGGAGGGGCAGTACCACGGTAACGCCTATATCCGACGCGAGTGGTTGCCGGAATATGCCGAAGGTGTGTTGGCGCTGTCCGGCGCCAAGTATGGTGATGTGGGGCGGGCGCTGGTCGCAGGCCGTAAAGCCCAGGCACAGGAACTGGCCCAGGAGTGGGCGCGGATCTTTCCTGACCGCTACTACCTGGAGCTGCAGCGCACCGGTCGCCCCGGTGATGAAGAGTACCTGCACGCGGCTGTAGAGCTGGCTGGGCAGCTGCAATTGCCGGTGGTGGCTACCAATGATGTGCGCTTCCTCGAGGAGAGCGAGTTCGAGGCCCATGAGGTGCGGGTCTGTATCCACGACGGCCGTGCGCTCGATGATCCCCGCCGGGAGCGCAAGTATTCCCCCGACCAGTATCTGCGTACCCCTGAGGAAATGCAGGAGCTGTTCAGCGATATTCCCGAGGCGCTGGAGAATACGGTGGAAATTGCCCGCCGCTGCTCGGCCCCAATCCAGCTGGGCAAGTACTTCCTGCCGGAATTCCCGATCCCGGAGGGGATGACCGAGGACCAGTTTTTCGAGAAGGTATCTTTTGAAGGCCTGGATCGCCGCCTCGACAAAATTCTCGATAAGTCCGCTCCGGACTACGCCCAGCGTCGCAAGGTCTACGAGGACCGGCTGCGCTTCGAACTGGATATCATTATCCAGATGGGGTTCCCGGGCTACTTCCTGATCGTGATGGACTTCATCCAGTGGGCCAAGGACCACGATATCCCGGTAGGTCCGGGACGGGGTTCTGGTGCCGGCTCGCTGGTGGCCTATTCGCTCGATATTACCGACCTCGACCCGCTGCAGTACGACCTGCTGTTCGAACGTTTCCTTAACCCGGAACGGGTTTCCATGCCCGACTTCGATGTCGACTTCTGTATGGAGAAGCGCGACCGGGTGATCGGTTATGTGGCGGACAACTATGGCCGCGATGCGGTGAGCCAGATCATTACCTTCGGTACCATGGCCGCCAAGGCGGTGGTGCGGGACGTAGCACGGGTGCAGGGCAAGTCCTATGGCCTGGCCGACAAGCTGTCGAAGATGATTCCCCCGGACCCGGGCATGACCCTGGCCAAAGCCTTCGAGCAGGAGGAGATCCTGCGGGAGTTCCTCGAAACTGACGAGGAGGGCCAGGAAATCTGGGAGATGGCCCAGCAGCTGGAGGGTGTGGCCCGTAACGTGGGTAAGCACGCCGGCGGCGTGGTGATCGCCCCCACCAAGTTGACTGACTTTGCACCGCTCTACTGTGATGAGACGGGTGCCGGTCTGGTGACCCAGTTCGACAAGAACGATGTGGAAGATGCGGGCCTGGTGAAGTTCGACTTCCTCGGTCTGCGTACGCTTACCATCATCGACTGGGCCAAGGTGATGGTGGACGAACAGCGTGCTCGTGAAGGCAAGGAGCCGCTGGTCATCGAGACGCTGCCGCTGGACGATCCCGAAACCTACAAGATGATCAAGCGGGCCGAGACCACCGCCGTATTCCAGCTGGAATCCCGCGGTATGAAGGACCTGATCAAGCGCCTGCAGCCGGACAACCTCGAGGATATGATCGCCCTGGTGGCCCTGTTCCGTCCCGGCCCGCTGCAGTCAGGCATGGTGGACGACTTCATCAACCGGAAACATGGTCGCGCCCAGGTCGCCTATCCGGATGCCAAATACCAGCACGAGAAGCTCAAGCCGATCCTGGAGCCTACCTACGGGGTAATCGTCTACCAGGAGCAGGTGATGCAGATCGCCCAGGAGCTCGCGGGCTACACCCTCGGCGGCGCCGATATGCTGCGTCGTGCCATGGGTAAGAAAAAGCCCGAGGAGATGGCCAAGCAGCGGGAGATCTTCGCCAGTGGTGCGAAAGAGCAGGGCGTTGACCCTGACTTGGCCATGAAGATCTTTGACCTGGTGGAAAAGTTTGCCGGCTACGGCTTCAACAAGTCCCACTCCGCCGCCTACGCTCTGGTTTCTTACCAGACGGCGTGGCTTAAAGCGCACTACCCGGCACAATTCATGGCCGCCACTATGTCCTCGGACATGGACAAGACCGACAAGGTGGTGACCTTTATCGAGGAGTGCCGGGCCATGGACCTGGTACTGGTACCGCCGGACGTCAATCTCGGCACCTACCAGTTCTCTGTGGACGTGGACAATCGCATCATCTATGGCCTGGGTGCCATCAAGGGCCTGGGCGAGGGCCCGATCGAGAACATTATCGCGGTGCGCCAGGAAGGCGGGCCGTTTACCGACCTGTTCGACTTCTGTTCCCGCGTCGATCCGCGCAAGGTGAACAAGCGCGCCCTGGAAGCACTGGTGCGCTCGGGAGCCCTGGACAGCATCGGTCCGTCGGCAGAAGGGATGGACGGGCTCAACTACTCCCGTGCGGTGATGTTCAATGCACTGGATGAAGCAGTGAAAGCTGCCGAGCAGCAATCGCGCAACGCCAGTGCCGGCATGATGGACCTGTTCGGAGAGGTGGTGCCGTCGGCTTCCGATGGCGATGTCTATGCGGATTTCCGCCGCGCACGCCCGTGGAGTATTCGCGAGCGCCTCGAGGGCGAGAAAAACACCC from Microbulbifer aggregans includes these protein-coding regions:
- a CDS encoding DUF1289 domain-containing protein, which translates into the protein MAEKVLSQVVVAERPVRSPCISVCALNEKDICEGCFRSGMEISRWGTMSNDERRQVLKSCTERARSMGRIW
- the dnaE gene encoding DNA polymerase III subunit alpha is translated as MTQLFVHLRVHSEYSLIDGLVRIKPLVARAAELEMPALAITDQTNFYGQVKFYKACMGAGIKPLTGADFWLSEGGEENPTLITLYAMNKEGYRNVTELISRAWMEGQYHGNAYIRREWLPEYAEGVLALSGAKYGDVGRALVAGRKAQAQELAQEWARIFPDRYYLELQRTGRPGDEEYLHAAVELAGQLQLPVVATNDVRFLEESEFEAHEVRVCIHDGRALDDPRRERKYSPDQYLRTPEEMQELFSDIPEALENTVEIARRCSAPIQLGKYFLPEFPIPEGMTEDQFFEKVSFEGLDRRLDKILDKSAPDYAQRRKVYEDRLRFELDIIIQMGFPGYFLIVMDFIQWAKDHDIPVGPGRGSGAGSLVAYSLDITDLDPLQYDLLFERFLNPERVSMPDFDVDFCMEKRDRVIGYVADNYGRDAVSQIITFGTMAAKAVVRDVARVQGKSYGLADKLSKMIPPDPGMTLAKAFEQEEILREFLETDEEGQEIWEMAQQLEGVARNVGKHAGGVVIAPTKLTDFAPLYCDETGAGLVTQFDKNDVEDAGLVKFDFLGLRTLTIIDWAKVMVDEQRAREGKEPLVIETLPLDDPETYKMIKRAETTAVFQLESRGMKDLIKRLQPDNLEDMIALVALFRPGPLQSGMVDDFINRKHGRAQVAYPDAKYQHEKLKPILEPTYGVIVYQEQVMQIAQELAGYTLGGADMLRRAMGKKKPEEMAKQREIFASGAKEQGVDPDLAMKIFDLVEKFAGYGFNKSHSAAYALVSYQTAWLKAHYPAQFMAATMSSDMDKTDKVVTFIEECRAMDLVLVPPDVNLGTYQFSVDVDNRIIYGLGAIKGLGEGPIENIIAVRQEGGPFTDLFDFCSRVDPRKVNKRALEALVRSGALDSIGPSAEGMDGLNYSRAVMFNALDEAVKAAEQQSRNASAGMMDLFGEVVPSASDGDVYADFRRARPWSIRERLEGEKNTLGLYLTGHPIDEYEDELQHLVKARIADLKPGGREGQKVAGLVVAMRVMKTKRGDSMAIVTLDDRSGRIEAAVFSEAFGEHREKLVKDALLVLDGPISHDDYSGGLKMTVNSVSTLDELRQGSVAGVRLRLDSASAPAGLGKRLAACLKPYTNGPDSNCGVCMEVARSDARGLYRLPAEWQVEPNDQLVQSLRELLGRDRVILDYKERR